Proteins from a genomic interval of Spiroplasma endosymbiont of Lonchoptera lutea:
- a CDS encoding IS30 family transposase encodes MYKYLTIESIIAIKEYKSYGFSIRKIAKAIDYSKSTVHRVCKLLNQNLLPLEILNQVQKNKQNAGRKLIILTLTEINTINHLLITKNYALDIIADFLKKNKIKNISTKTLYNMFKTNRMGFDEKNLLRKGKNKPHKQKETRGRINNCKSIHERNLIIPNIKNIQEFGHLEGDTIVGKDHKSSIITLADIWSKTTIPLKTKNHKAESITQSIIKFISKLIPGTIKTITFDRGKEFSKWKLIEKNCNVKIYFADAGKPCQRGLNENNNGILRRYLPKSTDLSSYKQKDLNSIAFQINSTPRKSLSYKRPIDLIQLF; translated from the coding sequence ATGTATAAGTATCTGACTATTGAATCAATAATAGCAATAAAAGAATATAAAAGTTATGGATTTTCTATTCGTAAAATAGCAAAAGCAATTGATTATAGTAAATCAACTGTACACAGAGTTTGTAAATTATTAAATCAAAACTTATTACCATTAGAAATATTGAATCAAGTTCAAAAAAATAAACAAAATGCAGGTAGAAAATTAATAATTTTAACTTTAACAGAAATTAATACTATCAATCATTTGTTAATTACTAAAAATTATGCTCTTGATATAATTGCTGATTTTTTAAAGAAAAATAAAATAAAAAATATTTCAACAAAAACTTTATATAACATGTTTAAAACAAATCGAATGGGTTTTGATGAAAAAAATTTATTGAGAAAAGGCAAAAATAAACCTCATAAACAAAAAGAAACTAGGGGCAGAATTAATAATTGTAAATCTATTCATGAAAGAAATTTAATCATTCCAAATATTAAAAATATACAAGAATTTGGCCATTTAGAGGGAGATACTATCGTTGGTAAAGATCATAAAAGTTCTATTATTACTTTAGCTGATATATGATCAAAAACCACAATTCCTTTGAAAACTAAAAATCATAAAGCAGAAAGTATTACACAAAGTATAATAAAATTTATTTCAAAATTAATACCAGGAACAATTAAAACTATTACTTTTGATCGTGGTAAAGAATTTAGTAAATGAAAATTAATTGAAAAAAATTGTAATGTTAAAATTTATTTTGCAGATGCCGGAAAACCTTGTCAAAGAGGTTTAAATGAGAACAATAATGGTATTTTAAGAAGATATTTACCAAAATCTACTGATTTATCTTCATATAAACAAAAAGACTTAAATTCTATAGCATTTCAAATTAATTCTACACCCAGAAAATCATTATCTTATAAAAGACCAATAGATTTAATACAATTATTTTAA